Genomic window (Ureibacillus composti):
ATTCTTTCAATATCAGTAATTTTAACTGTAGGGTTTGTTGGTGTTTCCAAATATAGAATTTTGCAACCTTTTTCAAGTTCTTTTTCAATCGCCTCGTGATTTCCTGTTTCACATAAAGCTACTTCAATGTTTAGTTGTGGTAAAAATTCAGTGAAAATCTTGTTTGTACCACCGTAAGTATCTTTGATTGAAACGATTCGGTCACCAGGTCTTAGGAATGTATAAAGTGTGTTACTAATTGCCGCCATACCTGTTGAGAAACTTGTTGCAGCCTCTGCACCTTCTAATATTTTCACTTTATCTTCAAACGCTTGAACTGTTGGATTTGTATTTCTTCCGTAAATATGACCCTTCTTTTTACCTGTAGCTACTTCATACCATTCATCCATATCGTCATAGTTATAAGCAACACTTACAACAACCGGTACTTGTGTTGCACCGTGTACTAATACTTCCTTTTCCCCAGCCCAAACTGCTTTTGTCCCAATATTTACATTTTCTTTCGTCATCTTTACCCCTCCATTAAACTTGTAATTTTTTATATTCAACTAATTGACTATTTGCGAATCTCGCAATCACTGTATCTTGTACACCAGTTCCAGTTAAATCGCATACTGTAATTTGTTGATCATTTTGACGACCTTTTTTCAGTCCCGCTGTAAGCTCACCAATTTCTAAAATTGTTGAATCTTCAACACTTAAAATATTTTGTTCAAATGCATGATGAAGTTCGCCTAAACGGAAGCATTGCGCCTTCACATCACAAACAACAATATCTGCTTGCTTAAAAATAGATGAATCTAATTCTTGTTTATGTTCTGCATCCGAACCCATTGCTGTAATATGAATTCCTGGATGTAACCACTCAGCCTTAATAAGTGGTTCTGTAGATGGTGTTGTCGTGATTACAACCTCACTTTGCTTCACTACCTCTTCTACACTTTTGGCTACGATTACTTTTTTTCCCAACTTCAATTCCATATCTTTTGCATAACTTTGTACAGATTCTTCATTTCGGCCATAAACATAAATAGTTCTAAAATCTCGCACATAGGAAAGTGCTTCAATTTGATAACGCGCTTGTACCCCAGTACCAATAACACCAACACATTTCACTTGGCTTTTTGCTAAATATTTAGCTGCGACCGCACCAGCTGCTGCAGTTCGCACATCAGTTAGATAACCGTTATCGAGTAAAATTGATTCAGTTAATCCAGTCCTTGTCTGAAACAAAATCATCATTCCACTCAAACTAGGTAAACCAAGTGAAGGATTATTAAAAAATCCTGAAGAAATTTTAATGGCAAATGAATCGAGCCCTTTTATATAGGCAGTTTTAACATCCACTTCACCGTGATGTTCTGGTAAATCGACTCTCATGATTGGCGGTAAAGTAACATTTCCTTTTGCAAGTGCTGAAAATCCATCTTCAACAATCTCAATCGCTTTTGAATTTACTTTGACAAAGTTTCGAATTTCTTCTTCATGAAATATGTTCATTGAAACCCACCCTTTAATACACTTTCGTTGAGTTTTTCACAAATAACTGGCGAGGGAAGTTTGCGAATACTTCAATACCGTTTTCCGTTACACGGAAAGACTCACTTAGTTCAACCCCATAATTGTCAAGCCAAATTCCGGGAATACAATGGAATGTCATATTTGGTTGTAAAACCGTTTTATCCCCAGGTCTTAAACTCGCAGTGTGCTCGCCCCAATCTGGTGGGTAGTTTAAGCCCATTGAATAACCAATACGAGATTCTTTTTCAAATCCACTCTTCGCAATTGTTTTTCTCCATACGGCCTCAACCTCTTCACAAGTTATACCAGGCTTGATTGCATCAAGTGTTGCATTTAATCCTTCTACAACTACATCCGCTAAGTATTTTACTTTCGGATCTGGTTCGCCAATAAATAGAGTTCTTGATAACGGTGAATGATATCGGTTGTAACAACCTGCTAATTCTAAAATGACAGGAATACCAGATTGATATTTTTCATCAGTCCATGTCAAATGAGGAGTTGATGTTCTTTCACCCGAAGGTAATAGCGGCATAATAGCAGGGTAATCACCACCGAACTCTACTGTCCCACTAATTTGTGCATGCATGATTTTAGCAACAACATCACATTCTCTTACGCCCTCTTCAATAGCATCAATCCCTGTTTTCATTGCACTTTCAACGATTCTGGCAGCTCTTCTTATATATTCAATTTCTTGATCTGATTTAATAAGTCTTACATAGTTTACTAATGATGTGGCATCAACAAATGAGGCTTGAGGAAGTCCAATTTGTAATTGTGTGAAGCATTTTGCGGTAAAATAATAAGTATCCATTTCGACACCGACAGTTCCATTCGATTGACCAATTTCTTTTAAAATATCGCAAAC
Coding sequences:
- a CDS encoding M24 family metallopeptidase — protein: MAVFEVSEYKERLKKTKKKMAEKGINVLLVTDPANMNYLAGYDGWSFYVHQLLIVLLDEEEPFWIGRNQDANGARVTTWLGENHIIGYPDHYVQSTERHPMDFVCDILKEIGQSNGTVGVEMDTYYFTAKCFTQLQIGLPQASFVDATSLVNYVRLIKSDQEIEYIRRAARIVESAMKTGIDAIEEGVRECDVVAKIMHAQISGTVEFGGDYPAIMPLLPSGERTSTPHLTWTDEKYQSGIPVILELAGCYNRYHSPLSRTLFIGEPDPKVKYLADVVVEGLNATLDAIKPGITCEEVEAVWRKTIAKSGFEKESRIGYSMGLNYPPDWGEHTASLRPGDKTVLQPNMTFHCIPGIWLDNYGVELSESFRVTENGIEVFANFPRQLFVKNSTKVY
- a CDS encoding cyclodeaminase; translated protein: MNIFHEEEIRNFVKVNSKAIEIVEDGFSALAKGNVTLPPIMRVDLPEHHGEVDVKTAYIKGLDSFAIKISSGFFNNPSLGLPSLSGMMILFQTRTGLTESILLDNGYLTDVRTAAAGAVAAKYLAKSQVKCVGVIGTGVQARYQIEALSYVRDFRTIYVYGRNEESVQSYAKDMELKLGKKVIVAKSVEEVVKQSEVVITTTPSTEPLIKAEWLHPGIHITAMGSDAEHKQELDSSIFKQADIVVCDVKAQCFRLGELHHAFEQNILSVEDSTILEIGELTAGLKKGRQNDQQITVCDLTGTGVQDTVIARFANSQLVEYKKLQV